In the Streptomyces fradiae ATCC 10745 = DSM 40063 genome, GCCGGGCATCCCATCAGCCCGTACGTCTACGGCATGAACTTCGCCGACCAGGGCCTGGCGGCGGACCTTCGCCTGCCGCTCCACCGCTGGGGCGGCAACCACACCACCCGCTACAACTTCCGCGCCGACACCACCAACCGCGCCTCGGACTGGTACTTCGAGAACATCCCCAACGACAACCCCGACCCCGGCAGCCTGCCGAACGGCTCGGAGACGGACCGCTTCGTCGAGCGGAACCGGGCGACCGGCACCGAGACGATCCTGACCGTGCCCCTGCTCGGCCGGGTCGCCAAGGACCGGTCCAGGGCGTGCGCCTTCAGCGTGGGCAAGTACGGGCCGCAGCAGTCCGCCGACCCCTGGGCGCCGGACTGCGGCAACGGCAGGAGGCCGGACGGCACCCCCATCACCGGCAACGACCCCGCCGACACCAGCGTCGAGGTGGGGCCGCAGTACGTGACCGACTGGATCGACCACCTCAAGAGCCGCTACGGCGGCGCGGCCGACGGAGGGGTGCGGTTCTACAACCTGGACAACGAGCCGGACCTGTGGCACTCCACGCACCGCGACGTCCGCCGCGAAGGGGTGGGGTACGACGAGCTGCGCGACCTCACCTACCGGTACGCGGCGGCCGTCAAGGCCGCCGATCCCGGCGCCGAGACCCTGGGGCCGGTCGGCTGGGGACTGAACTCGGTGCTCTACTCGGGACTCGACCAGGACGTGTGCGGCCGGACGGGCTGCTGGAGCAACCCACCCGACCGGGCGGCCCACGGCGGCCAGGACCTGGGCCCGTGGTACCTGGACCAGATGCGCGCCTACGAGAGGGAGCACGGCACCCGGATCCTGGACTACTTCGACATCCACCTGTACCCACAGCAGGCGGGAGTGCACGACGAGGAGGCGGGCGACGCCGCCACGCAGGAACGAAGGCTGCGCTCCACGCGGCAGCTGTGGGACCCGACGTACGTCGACGAGAGCTGGATCAACCGCCCGGTCCGGATGATCCCCCGGATGCGCGAGCTGGTCGACGACCACTACCCCGGCACCAAGCTCGCCATGACCGAGTACAGCTGGGGTGCCCACGGACACATCAACGGCGCCCTGGCGCAGGCCGACGTCCTGGGCATCTTCGGCCGGGAGCGCATGGACCTGGCCTCGCTGTGGACCGCGCCGGAAAGCGACGAACCGGTGGCGCACGCCTTCCGCGTCTACCGCGACTACGACGGCGAGGGCGGCGCGTTCGGGGAGACCTCACTCCCCGCGGTCAGCGAGGACCAGGACCGGCTCGCCGTGTACGCGGCCCGCCGCGCCTCCGACGGCGCCCTGACCGTGGTGGTGGTCAACAAGAGCGGCACCGACCTCACCAGCCCCGTCGAGATCAGGGGCGCCGGCACCGGCACGGCCGAGGTCCACCGCTACAGCGCCCGGCACCTCGACGGCATCGTCCGCGAGGCCGACCAGGCCGTCACGGCCGGCGCGTTCACGACCGGCTTCCCCGCCGCCTCCATCACCCACCTCGTCCTGCCCCCGGCCGGAGGCGGCGCGGACACCGAGGCGCCCACCGCACCGGGCGAACCCACCGCGTCGGACGTCGCGGCCGACCGCGTCGCCCTCTCCTGGCCGGCGTCCACGGACGACACCGGCGTCACCGGCTACGACGTGTACCGGCTCGACGGCGCGGGTCCCGTCAAGGTCGCCGAGACCGGGACGACCTCCCACACCGTCACCTCGCTGAAGGCGGACACCGCGTACACCTTCGCCGTCAGGGCCCGTGACGCCGCCGGCAACGTCTCACCGGCCTCGCCCGGCGTCACCGTGCGCACGGCGGCCGGCACCGACCGGCGGTGCAGGATCGGCTACACCGTGGCCGACCACTGGCCCGGCGGGTTCACCGCCGACGTCAAGATCACCAACACCGGGGGCAAGCCGGTCGACGGCTGGCGTCTGACCTGGGACTTCACGGACGGGCAACGCGTCGACCAGGGCTGGTCCGCCCAGTGGAGCCAGCAGGGCACCACCGTCACCGCGCGGGACCTGGGGTGGAACGCGCGGCTCGCGCCGGGCGCCTCCACCACCATCGGCTTCACCGGCGGCCGCGCCGCGGAGGGCCCCGCACCCACCGCCTTCGCCCTCAACGGTCAGCCCTGCGGCACCTGACCTGAGGGACACCGCGCGGCACCGGGCCGAAGCGGCCACCGGCGGCCCCGGGTCCGAACGTGGGCCCGGGGCGATCCGCAGTGGCCGGTCACGGCATCGGGAACGGCGGGGTGCCGTCCATCGCGCGCAGCAGGTCTGCGGCGGCCGGAGCGGCTTACGTCCCACCCGCCGCTCCGCACCGTGGTCCGTGCTTCCGGCCGGCTCCCGGGCGCCGTCAGTGCGCCGCGCCGGGCGGGGCGAGGACGCAGAACTCGTGGCCCTCCGGGTCGGCGAGGACGGTCCACGGGACGTCGCCCTGGCCGAGGTCCAGGTCGGTGGCGCCGAGCGTCCGCAGCCGGGTCACCTCCGCGGCCCCGTCGGCGCCCGGGCGCGGCATCAGGTCCAGGTGCACGCGGTCCGGCACGGTCTTCGCGCCGGGTGACCGCAGGAACTCCAGGTACGGGCCGGTGCCCTCGGCCGAACGCAGCACCGCGAGGTCGTCCGTCACCCGGTGCGGGGTCCAGTCCAGCGCCGAGGCCCAGAAGCGCGCCATGGCCCGCGGATCGAGGCAGTCGACCACCAGGGCGGCGACGGGCCCGGTGTCCCGGTAGACGTCCCTGGGCTCCAGCACGCAGAACTCGTTGCCCTCCGGGTCGGCCAGGACCGTCCACGGGACGTCGCCCTGGCCGATCCGGACGGGCGTCGCCCCGCGCGCCCGCAGGCGTGCGGTCAGCTCCGCCTGGTGGGACGGGGAGGTCGTGGCCAGGTCGAGGTGCATCCGGTTCTTCGCCGCCGTCTTGGGTTCCGGGACGGGCACGACGTCGATCCCGACGGCGACCGGGTCCGGCCACACCATGGTGTCGCCGGGGCCCACGTAGACCGTCGTACCGGGGCGGTGGGAGCGCCAGCCGAGCGCCTCCGCCCAGAAGTCGCCGACCGCCGGGGCGTCGACCGCCTTGATGTTCACCTGAACCGGTCGCAGTGCCATGCCGCGATCCTACGCAGCCGCTCCTTCGCCGGCGCACGAGGCGGCCCGTCCACCGCGGTCGTACACGGGGCGCACCGCGGTCGTACGGGGGGCACCGCCGTCCTACGGGGCCGCCCGCCCGCCGCGGGTCGGCGCCGGGGCCGATTGTCAGTGGCGGGTGGCACGGTGGAGGCATCCGCTCGGGACAACGGGTCGGAACAACGAGGGGGGACCACAGTCGTGTCCGGAAGCCAGAACTACATCAACCACGTCGCTCTCGTGCTGGACGCCAGCTCGTCCATGTCGCACCTGAGCCGCAAGGTCGTCGACGTGGCGGACCAGCAGATCGCCTACCTGGCGCGCCGGTCGCAGGAGCTCGACCAGGAGACGCGTGTCACGGTCTACGTCTTCGCCGACAAGGTGGAGTGCGTCATCTACGACAAGGACGTGCTGCGGATGCCGTCGCTGAAGCAGTTGTACCGGGTCGGAGGGATGACGGCGCTGCTGGCGGCGACGCTGAAGTCGCAAGCCGAGCTGGCGCAGACGGCCCAGCTCTACGGTGACCACAGCTTCCTGACGTTCGTCCTGACCGACGGCCAGGAGAACGCGAGCCACCGCGCCCCCGGCGCGCCGAGCAGGGACCCGCGCGAGCTGGTGGGCGCCGTGGCGGGGTTGATCGCCACTCAGCAGGACAACTGGACGCTGGCCGTCCTGGTGCCGGACCAGATGGGCAAGCGCGAGGCCATGCAGTGCGGCTTCCCGAAGGACAACATCGCCGTCTGGGACGCCACGAGCACCCAGGGGCTGGAGGAGGCCGGGCAGGTCATCCAGCTGGCCACGGAGAAGTTCATGGTGGGGCGCGCCAAGGGCATCCGGGGGTCGCGTGCGGTGTTCTCCACCGGTGCGGACGCGGTCAACAAGGACACCATCGCGGCGGCCGGTCTCACTCCGGTGGACCCCTCCGCGTACGAGCTGCTTCCGGTGACGCGGGACGCGGCGATCCGGGAGTGGGTCGTCGAGTGCGGGCGGACCTACCGGACGGGCGGCGCGTTCTACCAGCTGAGCAAGTCGGAGAAGGTGCAGGCGCGCAAGCGGATAGCGGTGCTGAAGAAGAAGACGGACCGGGTGTACGCGGGACCCGAGGCACGTGCGCTGCTGGGCCTTCCGGACGTGGAGGTCCGCGTCAAGCCGGACCACAACGACGACTTCACGATCTTCGTGCAGAGCACCAGTGTGAACCGGAAGCTCGTGACCGGTACGCGGCTGCTGCTGATGAGCTGAAGGCGCGGCGCGGGTGCCGGCGGGCCGTGCTCTCCACGGGAGCCGGGGGCGCACCTGCGGGCCTCCGGCGGCCTCGCGGCGGGTGGGCGGTGCGTCGACGTGGTGCCCCGGTGCGCGGTGGGGCCGCCTGGCCGGGCGGGCGGTGTCCACGATCGCGCCACCCGGGGCACGGGCCGGTGGGGGCTTTCCCGGTTGCATCCGTGCCGTACGGGCACCCGCCAAGGGGCGCCCCGGCAGGGCTCACCGTACGGGCGGAGCCCGGCGCGGGTGCCGGAGCGGACCGCGGGCCGCCGGTTGCGGGCCGCGCCGGGTGGCGCGACCCGCAGGAATACCCCCTTGGGTACTCCTGTTACGCTGGCGGGAAATACCCCAGGGGGTACATCGCTTTCTCGAGGAGTACGGTCGTGTTCTTCGTCGACACACTGGAGCTGGAAGGCCTCGGCAACCGCAGCTATCTGGCCGGTGGGGCCGGGGGCGCGGTGGTGGTGGACCCTCCCCGCGACGTCGACCGGGTCATCGCAGCGGCGGCCCGGCGCGGGGTGCGCATCGCCCTCGTGGCCGAGACCCATGTGCACAACGACTACATCACCGGCGGTCTGGAGCTCGCCCGCCTGACCGGGGCCCGCTACCTGGTGCCGGCCGCGGCCACGGTCGCGTACGCCCGCGTCCCGGTCGCCGACGGCGACACCTTCCCCGTGGACGAGGGCCTGGTGCTGCGGGCGATCGCCACCCCCGGTCACACCCCGCACCACACCTCGTACGTCCTGGAGGACGGCGGCCGTGCGGGCGCGGCGTTCACCGGCGGGTCGCTGCTGATCGGCACCGTGGGCCGGCCCGACCTGGTGGAGCCGCGGCTGACCGAGCGGCTGGCGCGCGCCCAGCACGCCTCCGCCCACCGCCTCGCCGACGAGCTGGACGACGACGTCCCGGTGCACCCCACGCACGGGTTCGGCAGCTTCTGCTCCTCGGCGCAGTCCGAGGGGGACGCGACGACGATCGGCAGGGAGCGCCGGCACAACGACGCGCTCACCCGGGACGTGGACGCCTTCGTCGCCGATCTGCTCGCCGGACTGGACGACGTCCCCGCCTACTACGCGCACATGGGCCCCGCGAACGCCGCCGGACCTGCGCCCGTCGACCTCACCCCGCCGCGGCCCGCCGACGCCGAGGAGATCGCCGCCCGGCTGGCCGCCGGGGAGTGGGTGGTGGACCTGCGCAACCGGGTCGCCTTCGCCGAGGGCCATGTGGCCGGGGCGTTCAACTTCGAGGGCGAGGAGAAGCTGGCCACGTACCTGGCCTGGCTGGTCCCCTGGGGCAAGCCCGTGACGCTGCTGGCAGAGACCTCCGGGCAGGTCGCCGACGCGCAGCGGGAGCTGGCACGGGTCGGCATCGACCGTCCGGCCGCCGCCGCCACGGGCGATCCGGCCGCCTGGGTGCGGGAGGGCGAGCGGCTCGCCTCCTTCCCCCGCGCCCGTTTCGCCGACCTCGCCGGCGCGCGGGAGCGCGGCGGCGTCGTCGTGCTGGACGTCCGGCGCGACCGCGAGCGCGAGGCGGACGGCTTCGTCGACGGCTCGGTCCACATACCGGTCCACGAACTGCCCCGGCGCACCGGTGAGGTGCCGGACGGGGTGGTGTGGGTGCACTGCGCCGGCGGGGCGCGGGCCGCGATCGCCGCCTCCCTGCTCGACGCCGCGGGGCGGGACGTGGTCGCCGTCGACGACGGTTTCGGCGCCGCCGCCGACGCGGGCCTGCGCCTGCGCCGGCCCGCGGACGCCCGCTGACGATCCGGTCGCCATCCCCGACACCCCGAAAGTGATGATCCACGATGTTCACGCTCTTCCGCCGCGGATCCGGCCGCCTCACGCCTCGCCAGGCCCACGAACAGGCCGGTGAAGGGCGGTCCGTGCTGCTCGACGTCCGCGAGGCGGCGGAGTGGGCGGCCGGGCACGCGCCCGGCGCGCTGCACCTGCCGCTGAGCCGCCTCCAGGAGGGGGCCGCGCTGCCCGAGGCCGCGCGGGGCCGGCCGGTGGTGGCGATCTGCCGCTCCGGCAACCGGTCGCGTACGGCCGCCCGCCTCCTCGCCGCGCGCGGCCTCGAGGCCACGGACGTCGAGGGCGGCATGATCGCCTGGGCGCGCGAGGGCCTGCCGGTCGCCGGGGGGCGCGGCGGCAGCGGTGTCGTCCGTTGAGCACACTGATCCTGGCACTGGCGGCCGGGGCGGTCGTCGGGCTCGCGCTGGGCGCGCTCGGCGGGGGCGGAAGCGTCCTGGCCGTGCCCGCGCTGATCTACCTGCTGGGCTTCGATCCGGTCGACGCGACCACCGCGAGCCTCGTCATCGTCACGGTGACCTCGCTGACCGCCCTGTACGGCCACGCCCGCGCCGGGAACGTGCGGTGGAAGGCGGGCGCCCTGTTCGCGGCGGCCGGGCTGCTGCCCGCCGCCGCTGCCGGGGCCGCCGCCTCACGGCTGCCCCAGCCGGTGCTCACCGCCGCGTTCGCCGTCGTCGCCGGGGTCGCCGCGGCGGGCATGCTGCGCCCCGCCCGTGCGGAAGGCGAGCGGACGGCGGCCGTACGGCCGGCGCGGGCGGCAGGGGCCGGCGCGGGGCTCGGCGCCCTCACGGGGCTGCTGGGCGTGGGTGGCGGCTTCCTCGCCGTGCCCGCGCTCGT is a window encoding:
- a CDS encoding glycoside hydrolase family 44 protein; this encodes MRLATALAPVALAGIIASGVSPPVTAASAVGPALTVDATAAGHPISPYVYGMNFADQGLAADLRLPLHRWGGNHTTRYNFRADTTNRASDWYFENIPNDNPDPGSLPNGSETDRFVERNRATGTETILTVPLLGRVAKDRSRACAFSVGKYGPQQSADPWAPDCGNGRRPDGTPITGNDPADTSVEVGPQYVTDWIDHLKSRYGGAADGGVRFYNLDNEPDLWHSTHRDVRREGVGYDELRDLTYRYAAAVKAADPGAETLGPVGWGLNSVLYSGLDQDVCGRTGCWSNPPDRAAHGGQDLGPWYLDQMRAYEREHGTRILDYFDIHLYPQQAGVHDEEAGDAATQERRLRSTRQLWDPTYVDESWINRPVRMIPRMRELVDDHYPGTKLAMTEYSWGAHGHINGALAQADVLGIFGRERMDLASLWTAPESDEPVAHAFRVYRDYDGEGGAFGETSLPAVSEDQDRLAVYAARRASDGALTVVVVNKSGTDLTSPVEIRGAGTGTAEVHRYSARHLDGIVREADQAVTAGAFTTGFPAASITHLVLPPAGGGADTEAPTAPGEPTASDVAADRVALSWPASTDDTGVTGYDVYRLDGAGPVKVAETGTTSHTVTSLKADTAYTFAVRARDAAGNVSPASPGVTVRTAAGTDRRCRIGYTVADHWPGGFTADVKITNTGGKPVDGWRLTWDFTDGQRVDQGWSAQWSQQGTTVTARDLGWNARLAPGASTTIGFTGGRAAEGPAPTAFALNGQPCGT
- a CDS encoding VOC family protein, which encodes MALRPVQVNIKAVDAPAVGDFWAEALGWRSHRPGTTVYVGPGDTMVWPDPVAVGIDVVPVPEPKTAAKNRMHLDLATTSPSHQAELTARLRARGATPVRIGQGDVPWTVLADPEGNEFCVLEPRDVYRDTGPVAALVVDCLDPRAMARFWASALDWTPHRVTDDLAVLRSAEGTGPYLEFLRSPGAKTVPDRVHLDLMPRPGADGAAEVTRLRTLGATDLDLGQGDVPWTVLADPEGHEFCVLAPPGAAH
- a CDS encoding vWA domain-containing protein, whose product is MSGSQNYINHVALVLDASSSMSHLSRKVVDVADQQIAYLARRSQELDQETRVTVYVFADKVECVIYDKDVLRMPSLKQLYRVGGMTALLAATLKSQAELAQTAQLYGDHSFLTFVLTDGQENASHRAPGAPSRDPRELVGAVAGLIATQQDNWTLAVLVPDQMGKREAMQCGFPKDNIAVWDATSTQGLEEAGQVIQLATEKFMVGRAKGIRGSRAVFSTGADAVNKDTIAAAGLTPVDPSAYELLPVTRDAAIREWVVECGRTYRTGGAFYQLSKSEKVQARKRIAVLKKKTDRVYAGPEARALLGLPDVEVRVKPDHNDDFTIFVQSTSVNRKLVTGTRLLLMS
- a CDS encoding MBL fold metallo-hydrolase encodes the protein MFFVDTLELEGLGNRSYLAGGAGGAVVVDPPRDVDRVIAAAARRGVRIALVAETHVHNDYITGGLELARLTGARYLVPAAATVAYARVPVADGDTFPVDEGLVLRAIATPGHTPHHTSYVLEDGGRAGAAFTGGSLLIGTVGRPDLVEPRLTERLARAQHASAHRLADELDDDVPVHPTHGFGSFCSSAQSEGDATTIGRERRHNDALTRDVDAFVADLLAGLDDVPAYYAHMGPANAAGPAPVDLTPPRPADAEEIAARLAAGEWVVDLRNRVAFAEGHVAGAFNFEGEEKLATYLAWLVPWGKPVTLLAETSGQVADAQRELARVGIDRPAAAATGDPAAWVREGERLASFPRARFADLAGARERGGVVVLDVRRDREREADGFVDGSVHIPVHELPRRTGEVPDGVVWVHCAGGARAAIAASLLDAAGRDVVAVDDGFGAAADAGLRLRRPADAR
- a CDS encoding rhodanese-like domain-containing protein, giving the protein MFTLFRRGSGRLTPRQAHEQAGEGRSVLLDVREAAEWAAGHAPGALHLPLSRLQEGAALPEAARGRPVVAICRSGNRSRTAARLLAARGLEATDVEGGMIAWAREGLPVAGGRGGSGVVR
- a CDS encoding sulfite exporter TauE/SafE family protein: MSTLILALAAGAVVGLALGALGGGGSVLAVPALIYLLGFDPVDATTASLVIVTVTSLTALYGHARAGNVRWKAGALFAAAGLLPAAAAGAAASRLPQPVLTAAFAVVAGVAAAGMLRPARAEGERTAAVRPARAAGAGAGLGALTGLLGVGGGFLAVPALVTVVSLEMRAAVGTSLLVISANSVAALAVRGAATTGVEWAVVGPFVAAAVLGARDGRRLADRVSGAALRRVFAFALLAVAAFMLADALL